A part of Brassica rapa cultivar Chiifu-401-42 chromosome A05, CAAS_Brap_v3.01, whole genome shotgun sequence genomic DNA contains:
- the LOC103870224 gene encoding peroxisomal 2,4-dienoyl-CoA reductase produces the protein MDSPFKPDVLKGKVALITGGGSGIGFEISSQFGKHGASIAIMGRRKQVLDAAVSDLRSLGIPAVGFEGDVRKPEDARRVVESTFNHFGKVDILVNAAAGNFLAAAEDLSTNGFRTVLDIDAVGTFNMCREALKYLKKGGPGRDASSGGGSILNISATLHYTASWYQIHVSAAKAAVDAATRNLALEWGTDYEIRVNGIAPGPIGGTPGMSKLGPDEIENKAGDYIPLYKLGEKWDIAMAALYLSCDSGKYVNGLTMVVDNGQWLSRPRHLPKEAVKELSRVVEKRSRAKPTSKL, from the exons TCGAGATCTCCTCTCAGTTCGGCAAACATGGAGCTTCCATCGCCATCATGGGTCGCCGCAAACAAGTCCTCGACGCCGCCGTCTCTGATCTCCGATCTCTCGGGATTCCG GCTGTTGGGTTTGAAGGTGATGTTCGTAAGCCAGAGGATGCGAGAAGAGTCGTTGAATCAACTTTTAACcatttcggtaaggttgatattcTCGTCAACGCCGCCGCTGGAAACTTCCTTGCCGCAGCTGAGGATTTGTCCACCAATGGGTTCCGAACAG TTTTGGATATTGATGCTGTAGGAACATTCAACATGTGCCGTGAAGCACTCAAGTATCTTAAGAAAGGAGGACCTGGTAGAGACGCATCAAGCGGTGGTGGTTCGATTCTCAACATTAGTGCTACTCTGCACTACACTGCTTCTTGGTACCAAATCCATGTCTCTGCAGCCAAG gCTGCAGTTGATGCTGCGACAAGGAACTTGGCATTGGAGTGGGGAACTGACTATGAGATTAGAGTGAACGGGATTGCGCCAGGCCCTATTGGAGGTACACCTGGAATGAGTAAACTTGGACCAGACGAGATTGAGAACAAAGCAGGAGATTATATACCTCTCTACAAACTTGGTGAGAAGTGGGATATCGCCATGGCTGCACTCTACCTCAGCTGTGATTCCG GGAAGTATGTGAATGGACTGACAATGGTGGTAGATAATGGACAGTGGCTTAGCAGACCTCGTCATCTTCCCAAAGAAGCTGTCAAGGAACTCTCTCGGGTTGTGGAGAAGAGGTCCAGGGCCAAGCCGACCAGTAAACTCTAA
- the LOC103870226 gene encoding probable ubiquitin-conjugating enzyme E2 23 — MSSSSSPGTRSLFKTMSSSSNSDTDDDDLTRVLPVQRSRANSGNRYRSSSADLNRRRAEKVRTVSTREKKEESKPEPEEEKVGDIVRLGRNSYFVVDIFEKEIMELGDKVDLNFKRFNKFEAVDGCCPWDHHFGKYRCCYSSCCCVCSISTVEREWGKLQRELEKRDGSSSGVSFFVRTYNERKELMRVAVTDPSHSLFFFDVKFPVDYPHQAPSLFYHPYGLPLSNFETQKLLKAKLDYNILDVFLHIEEIVMNNTNKSCHQMLDTLKRPLNGFEDFVKGHFRKKGAFILKNMIEEMDLAKERDRNMFFKTYVAFEDNKTYGEHLLNSDLKEELERYKEKECSLSDHYYSSSSSYFQPITSRFDDIQKTPRYKNFLNKIFLL, encoded by the coding sequence atgagCAGTAGTAGCAGTCCTGGTACTCGAAGTTTATTCAAAACCATGAGCAGTAGTAGTAACAGCGacactgatgatgatgatctaaCAAGAGTGTTACCTGTACAACGCTCTAGGGCAAATTCTGGTAACCGATATAGGTCAAGTTCTGCTGATCTAAACAGGAGACGTGCTGAGAAAGTTAGAACAGTTTCTactagagaaaagaaagaagagtccAAACCGGAACCAGAAGAAGAGAAAGTTGGCGACATCGTTCGTCTCGGACGGAACAGCTACTTTGTGGTTGACATCTTCGAGAAGGAGATCATGGAGTTGGGAGATAAGGTGGATTTAAACTTCAAGAGGTTCAACAAGTTCGAAGCTGTTGATGGATGTTGTCCATGGGATCATCACTTCGGCAAGTACAGGTGTTGTTACTCCTCTTGCTGCTGCGTATGTTCAATCAGTACCGTTGAGAGGGAGTGGGGGAAGCTGCAGAGAGAGTTAGAGAAGAGAGATGGTTCTTCCAGTGGAGTCAGCTTCTTTGTTAGAACTTACAACGAAAGAAAAGAGCTGATGAGAGTTGCTGTAACCGATCCGAGTCACAGCTTGTTCTTCTTCGACGTTAAGTTCCCTGTAGACTATCCACACCAAGCGCCGAGTCTCTTCTACCATCCCTATGGCCTTCCTTTGAGTAACTTTGAGACACAAAAGTTACTAAAAGCCAAACTTGATTACAACATATTAGATGTGTTTCTCCACATTGAAGAGATTGTGATGAACAACACCAACAAGTCATGTCATCAGATGCTGGATACGCTCAAGCGTCCTCTCAATGGGTTTGAGGATTTTGTGAAAGGTCATTTTAGGAAGAAGGGTGCTTTTATTCTGAAGAACATGATTGAAGAGATGGATTTGGCAAAGGAGAGGGATAGAAACATGTTCTTCAAGACTTATGTTGCCTTTGAAGACAATAAAACTTACGGTGAGCATCTTCTCAACAGTGATCTTAAAGAAGAGCTGGAGAGGTACAAAGAGAAAGAGTGTTCTCTAAGTGATCACTActactcttcttcatcttcctacTTCCAACCCATTACTAGCAGGTTTGATGATATTCAGAAGACACCCAGATACAAAAACTTCTTGAACAAGATCTTTCTCTTGTAG
- the LOC103870225 gene encoding phosphoglycerate kinase 1, chloroplastic: MSTAAASPSLSLLKSTGAVASSAATRARATLLPISSKSKSISTRPLGFSAVLDSRFTVHVASKVQSFRGKGTRGVVSMAKKSVGDLTSADLKGKKVFVRADLNVPLDDNQTITDDTRIRAAIPTIKYLIDNGAKVILSTHLGRPKGVTPKFSLAPLVPRLSELLGIEVKKADDCIGPEVESLVGSLPEGGVLLLENVRFYKEEEKNDPEFAKKLASLADLYVNDAFGTAHRAHASTEGVTKFLKPSVAGFLLQKELDYLVGAVSSPKRPFAAIVGGSKVSSKIGVIESLLEKCDILLLGGGMIFTFYKAQGLSVGSSLVEEDKLELATSLLAKAKAKGVSLLLPTDVVVADKFAPDANSKVVSASGIEDGWMGLDIGPDSIKTFNEALDTTQTVIWNGPMGVFEMEKFAAGTEAIANKLAELSEKGVTTIIGGGDSVAAVEKVGVAGVMSHISTGGGASLELLEGKVLPGVIALDEA; the protein is encoded by the exons ATGTCAACCGCCGCCGCAAGTCCATCCCTTTCACTCCTCAAGTCAACCGGAGCCGTTGCTTCATCCGCCGCAACTCGAGCACGCGCCACCCTTCTACCCATCTCCTCCAAATCCAAATCCATCTCCACGCGTCCTCTCGGCTTCTCCGCCGTCCTCGACTCCCGTTTCACCGTCCATGTCGCCTCAAAGGTTCAGTCTTTCCGCGGCAAAGGCACCAGAGGAGTCGTCTCCATGGCCAAGAAGAGCGTCGGAGACTTGACCTCTGCTGATTTGAAAGGGAAGAAGGTTTTCGTTAGAGCTGATCTCAATGTACCTCTCGATGACAATCAGACAATCACTGACGATACGAGAATCCGTGCCGCCATTCCCACAATCAAGTACTTGATTGACAATGGCGCTAAAGTCATCCTCTCCACTCATCTG GGAAGGCCAAAGGGAGTTACACCAAAGTTCAGTTTAGCTCCTCTTGTCCCTAGACTCTCTGAGCTTCTTGGTATTGAG GTCAAGAAAGCTGACGACTGTATTGGTCCTGAAGTTGAGAGCTTGGTGGGTTCTCTTCCTGAAGGTGGAGTTTTGCTTCTTGAGAACGTCAGGTTTTAcaaggaggaagagaagaaCGATCCGGAGTTCGCTAAGAAGCTTGCTTCGCTAGCTGATCTCTATGTCAATGATGCTTTTGGAACAGCTCACAGAGCTCATGCTTCCACTGAGGGAGTTACTAAGTTCTTGAAGCCTTCTGTTGCTGGTTTCCTTCTGCAAAAGGAGCTTGATTACCTTGTGGGAGCGGTTTCGAGCCCAAAGAGACCGTTTGCAGCCATAGTGGGTGGTTCCAAGGTCTCGTCCAAGATTGGAGTTATTGAGTCGCTTCTTGAGAAGTGTGATATCCTTCTTCTTGGTGGTGGGATGATCTTTACATTCTACAAGGCGCAAGGTCTTTCTGTTGGCTCGTCCCTTGTTGAGGAAGATAAACTCGAACTGGCTACATCTCTCCTTGCCAAAGCTAAGGCCAAAGGCGTCTCTCTTTTGTTGCCAACCGATGTTGTGGTTGCTGACAAGTTCGCTCCTGATGCCAACAGCAAg GTTGTGTCTGCATCAGGCATTGAGGACGGATGGATGGGACTGGACATCGGTCCAGACTCGATAAAAACATTCAACGAAGCTCTGGACACAACACAGACAGTCATTTGGAATGGACCTATGGGAGTTTTCGAGATGGAGAAGTTTGCTGCTGGAACAGAG GCCATTGCGAATAAACTAGCAGAGCTAAGTGAAAAAGGAGTGACGACGATAATAGGAGGAGGAGACTCAGTGGCTGCAGTGGAGAAAGTAGGAGTTGCAGGTGTCATGAGTCACATCTCCACTGGTGGTGGAGCCAGCTTGGAGCTCTTGGAAGGCAAAGTACTTCCCGGTGTGATCGCTCTTGATGAAGCTTAA
- the LOC108872044 gene encoding glutathione S-transferase T2 isoform X5: MATLPFAVALLDGTATALSISPRRHGDGSIICGSRRGKKTATFLSVPLLDQAKRRHLYRYVCTCDQIQRWIDQERCFRMIFSLCGLIKSETDCVCVALGVIKHHTGSSDRGPSIIHTAMDSIPSGTSKFVELLNSQQTVSFGNYEGSQGTGASNFEGDSAPERRERRKWTPTDDVVLISSWLNTSKDPVVGNEQKSAGFWKRIAAYFAASPLVAGCEEREPSHCKQRWHRINDLVSKFSGSYGAATRQRTSGQNENDVLKLAHQIYYNNYKKKFMLEHAWKELRHDQKWCDLGTAKTEGSLKKRKCEVGADTSSSQATENMRPPGVKAAKSSGHGSGQFLP, encoded by the exons ATGGCGACTCTTCCCTTTGCGGTGGCTCTACTCGACGGAACGGCGACGGCTCTTTCGATCTCTCCTCGACGGCACGGCGACGGCTCTATCATCTGTGGGTCTCGGCGAGGAAAGAAAACTGCGACCTTTCTATCGGTGCCTCTCCTTGACCAAGCTAAACGACGACATCTCTATCGGTACGTATGTACGTGTGATCAAATCCAAAG GTGGATTGATCAAGAGCGATGTTTTAGGATGATTTTCTCTCTGT GTGGATTGATCAAAAGCGAGACAGATTGTGTCTGTGTGGCTTTAG GTGTGATAAAGCATCACACGGGTTCTTCAGATAGAGGACCTTCGATTATTCACACAG CAATGGATTCTATTCCTTCTGGAACTTCAAAGTTTGTTGAACTATTAAATAGTCAACAAACTGTTTCCTTTGGTAACTATGAAGGTAGTCAGGGAACCGGAGCTTCAAACTTTGAAGGAGACAGTGCTCCTGAGCGTAGAGAACGACGGAAGTGGACACCAACAGATGATGTTGTCCTGATCAGTTCGTGGCTCAACACAAGCAAGGATCCTGTGGTTGGCAATGAGCAAAAATCCGCCGGTTTTTGGAAAAGGATTGCTGCGTACTTCGCGGCAAGTCCTCTTGTTGCTGGCTGCGAGGAGAGGGAGCCAAGTCACTGCAAGCAACGATGGCATAGGATCAATGACCTAGTGTCCAAGTTCAGTGGATCATATGGAGCTGCTACTAGACAGAGGACTAGCGGCCAGAATGAGAACGACGTTCTGAAGCTTGCTCATCAAATATACTACAACAACTACAAGAAGAAATTTATGCTTGAACACGCGTGGAAGGAGTTGCGACACGACCAGAAGTGGTGCGACCTTGGTACTGCAAAAACTGAAGGGAGCTTAAAGAAGAGGAAGTGTGAAGTTGGTGCAGATACCTCAAGCTCTCAAGCAACTGAGAACATGCGTCCCCCTGGAGTGAAAGCGGCAAAGTCCTCAG GTCACGGGAGTGGACAGTTCTTGCCATGA
- the LOC108872044 gene encoding putative nuclease HARBI1 isoform X1 translates to MASSSNNNIEGSMDDIFDHHFEQAFDTVYNHIGDQLENERKTRKKRVFIERHREEGHLRLWNDYFSDVPTYPENLFRRRFRMNKSLFMFIVDRLSNEVPFFRQKKDVTGRCGLSALQKCTAAIRVLAYGSALDAVDEYLRLGATTARLCVENFVEAIINLFANEYLRKPTRDDLQRLLHIGDIRGFPGMIGSIDCMHWEWKNCPTAWKGQYSRGSGKPTIVLEAVASYDLWIWHAFFGPPGTLNDINVLDRSPVFDDIINGVAPRVNFSVNGRNYRYAYYLTDGIYPKWATFIQSISLPQGPKAVLFATHQEGVRKDVERAFGVLQARFAIVKNPALCWDKVKIGKIMRACIILHNMIVENERDEGTQYNLSDFQQGEGSGSSHVDLAFSSTIPSNIANQMGVRTDIRDGQVHQRLKADLVEHVWNKFGDNN, encoded by the coding sequence ATGGCATCTTCTTCTAATAACAATATCGAGGGATCAATGGATGACATTTTTGATCATCATTTCGAGCAAGCATTTGACACGGTGTACAATCATATCGGTGATCAGTTAGAAAACGAAaggaagacaagaaaaaaaagagtttttatCGAAAGACACCGTGAAGAAGGTCATCTCCGGTTATGGAATGATTATTTCAGTGACGTTCCGACGTATCCTGAAAATCTATTCCGACGACGATTTAGGATGAACAAGTCATTGTTCATGTTTATTGTTGATCGCCTCTCCAATGAAGTCCCTTTCTTTCGTCAAAAGAAAGACGTTACCGGAAGATGTGGTCTCTCTGCACTTCAAAAATGTACAGCAGCTATTCGCGTGTTGGCATATGGTTCTGCGCTTGATGCGGTCGACGAATACCTTAGGCTCGGTGCAACCACTGCTCGGTTATGTGTGGAAAATTTTGTAGAAGCAATCATAAATTTGTTCGCCAATGAGTACCTAAGAAAACCAACACGAGATGATCTTCAACGTCTACTTCATATTGGAGATATTCGTGGATTTCCCGGGATGATaggaagcatcgattgtatgcattgggagtggaagaattgtcccaccgcttggaaagggcaATATTCTCGTGGTTCCGGAAAACCGACAATCGTTTTAGAAGCGGTAGCTTCATATGATCTCTGGATTTGGCATGCGTTTTTTGGacctccaggtaccttaaatgatatcaatgttcttgatcgctcacctgtttttgatgacataataAATGGTGTAGCACCGCGAGTGAATTTCTCCGTCAACGGAAGAAACTATCGTTATGCTTACTATCTCACCGATGGTATTTATCCAAAATGGGCaacttttatccaatctattTCACTTCCACAAGGGCCGAAAGCAGTCTTATTTGCTACACATCAAGAAGGTGTCCGGAAAGATGTCGAGCGTGCTTTCGGAGTCTTGCAAGCTCGATTTGCCATCGTTAAAAATCCGGCGCTTTGTTGGGATAAAGTCAAGATTgggaagattatgagagcatgtatcatactacaTAATATGATAGTAGAAAACGAACGGGATGAAGGCACTCAATACAATCTTTCGGATTTCCAACAGGGAGAAGGCAGCGGAAGTTCACACGTCGATCTCGCTTTCTCATCAACAATTCCTTCAAATATCGCCAATCAAATGGGTGTTCGAACTGACATCCGTGATGGACAAGTACATCAACGACTGAAAGCTGATTTGGTTGAACATGTATGGAATAAATTTGGAGACAACAACTAA
- the LOC108872044 gene encoding glutathione S-transferase T3 isoform X2 → MATLPFAVALLDGTATALSISPRRHGDGSIICGSRRGKKTATFLSVPLLDQAKRRHLYRYVCTCDQIQRWIDQERCFRMIFSLCGLIKSETDCVCVALGVIKHHTGSSDRGPSIIHTAMDSIPSGTSKFVELLNSQQTVSFGNYEGSQGTGASNFEGDSAPERRERRKWTPTDDVVLISSWLNTSKDPVVGNEQKSAGFWKRIAAYFAASPLVAGCEEREPSHCKQRWHRINDLVSKFSGSYGAATRQRTSGQNENDVLKLAHQIYYNNYKKKFMLEHAWKELRHDQKWCDLGTAKTEGSLKKRKCEVGADTSSSQATENMRPPGVKAAKSSGKKPVLNEKTLTDFKCMWTIKEKELATKKELSKMSLLESLIERKESLTESEETLKNKLITDLLSD, encoded by the exons ATGGCGACTCTTCCCTTTGCGGTGGCTCTACTCGACGGAACGGCGACGGCTCTTTCGATCTCTCCTCGACGGCACGGCGACGGCTCTATCATCTGTGGGTCTCGGCGAGGAAAGAAAACTGCGACCTTTCTATCGGTGCCTCTCCTTGACCAAGCTAAACGACGACATCTCTATCGGTACGTATGTACGTGTGATCAAATCCAAAG GTGGATTGATCAAGAGCGATGTTTTAGGATGATTTTCTCTCTGT GTGGATTGATCAAAAGCGAGACAGATTGTGTCTGTGTGGCTTTAG GTGTGATAAAGCATCACACGGGTTCTTCAGATAGAGGACCTTCGATTATTCACACAG CAATGGATTCTATTCCTTCTGGAACTTCAAAGTTTGTTGAACTATTAAATAGTCAACAAACTGTTTCCTTTGGTAACTATGAAGGTAGTCAGGGAACCGGAGCTTCAAACTTTGAAGGAGACAGTGCTCCTGAGCGTAGAGAACGACGGAAGTGGACACCAACAGATGATGTTGTCCTGATCAGTTCGTGGCTCAACACAAGCAAGGATCCTGTGGTTGGCAATGAGCAAAAATCCGCCGGTTTTTGGAAAAGGATTGCTGCGTACTTCGCGGCAAGTCCTCTTGTTGCTGGCTGCGAGGAGAGGGAGCCAAGTCACTGCAAGCAACGATGGCATAGGATCAATGACCTAGTGTCCAAGTTCAGTGGATCATATGGAGCTGCTACTAGACAGAGGACTAGCGGCCAGAATGAGAACGACGTTCTGAAGCTTGCTCATCAAATATACTACAACAACTACAAGAAGAAATTTATGCTTGAACACGCGTGGAAGGAGTTGCGACACGACCAGAAGTGGTGCGACCTTGGTACTGCAAAAACTGAAGGGAGCTTAAAGAAGAGGAAGTGTGAAGTTGGTGCAGATACCTCAAGCTCTCAAGCAACTGAGAACATGCGTCCCCCTGGAGTGAAAGCGGCAAAGTCCTCAGGTAAGAAGCCGGTGTTAAACGAGAAAACTCTTACTGATTTTAAGTGTATGTGGACAATCAAAGAGAAGGAGTTGGCGACAAAAAAGGAGTTGTCTAAGATGAGTCTCCTTGAGAGTCTTATTGAAAGAAAGGAATCTCTAACTGAGTCTGAAGAAACCCTCAAGAACAAGCTCATAACTGACTTGTTGTCAGATTAG
- the LOC108872044 gene encoding glutathione S-transferase T3 isoform X3: MATLPFAVALLDGTATALSISPRRHGDGSIICGSRRGKKTATFLSVPLLDQAKRRHLYRWIDQERCFRMIFSLCGLIKSETDCVCVALGVIKHHTGSSDRGPSIIHTAMDSIPSGTSKFVELLNSQQTVSFGNYEGSQGTGASNFEGDSAPERRERRKWTPTDDVVLISSWLNTSKDPVVGNEQKSAGFWKRIAAYFAASPLVAGCEEREPSHCKQRWHRINDLVSKFSGSYGAATRQRTSGQNENDVLKLAHQIYYNNYKKKFMLEHAWKELRHDQKWCDLGTAKTEGSLKKRKCEVGADTSSSQATENMRPPGVKAAKSSGKKPVLNEKTLTDFKCMWTIKEKELATKKELSKMSLLESLIERKESLTESEETLKNKLITDLLSD, translated from the exons ATGGCGACTCTTCCCTTTGCGGTGGCTCTACTCGACGGAACGGCGACGGCTCTTTCGATCTCTCCTCGACGGCACGGCGACGGCTCTATCATCTGTGGGTCTCGGCGAGGAAAGAAAACTGCGACCTTTCTATCGGTGCCTCTCCTTGACCAAGCTAAACGACGACATCTCTATCG GTGGATTGATCAAGAGCGATGTTTTAGGATGATTTTCTCTCTGT GTGGATTGATCAAAAGCGAGACAGATTGTGTCTGTGTGGCTTTAG GTGTGATAAAGCATCACACGGGTTCTTCAGATAGAGGACCTTCGATTATTCACACAG CAATGGATTCTATTCCTTCTGGAACTTCAAAGTTTGTTGAACTATTAAATAGTCAACAAACTGTTTCCTTTGGTAACTATGAAGGTAGTCAGGGAACCGGAGCTTCAAACTTTGAAGGAGACAGTGCTCCTGAGCGTAGAGAACGACGGAAGTGGACACCAACAGATGATGTTGTCCTGATCAGTTCGTGGCTCAACACAAGCAAGGATCCTGTGGTTGGCAATGAGCAAAAATCCGCCGGTTTTTGGAAAAGGATTGCTGCGTACTTCGCGGCAAGTCCTCTTGTTGCTGGCTGCGAGGAGAGGGAGCCAAGTCACTGCAAGCAACGATGGCATAGGATCAATGACCTAGTGTCCAAGTTCAGTGGATCATATGGAGCTGCTACTAGACAGAGGACTAGCGGCCAGAATGAGAACGACGTTCTGAAGCTTGCTCATCAAATATACTACAACAACTACAAGAAGAAATTTATGCTTGAACACGCGTGGAAGGAGTTGCGACACGACCAGAAGTGGTGCGACCTTGGTACTGCAAAAACTGAAGGGAGCTTAAAGAAGAGGAAGTGTGAAGTTGGTGCAGATACCTCAAGCTCTCAAGCAACTGAGAACATGCGTCCCCCTGGAGTGAAAGCGGCAAAGTCCTCAGGTAAGAAGCCGGTGTTAAACGAGAAAACTCTTACTGATTTTAAGTGTATGTGGACAATCAAAGAGAAGGAGTTGGCGACAAAAAAGGAGTTGTCTAAGATGAGTCTCCTTGAGAGTCTTATTGAAAGAAAGGAATCTCTAACTGAGTCTGAAGAAACCCTCAAGAACAAGCTCATAACTGACTTGTTGTCAGATTAG
- the LOC108872044 gene encoding glutathione S-transferase T3 isoform X6 produces the protein MATLPFAVALLDGTATALSISPRRHGDGSIICGSRRGKKTATFLSVPLLDQAKRRHLYRYVCTCDQIQRWIDQERCFRMIFSLCGLIKSETDCVCVALGVIKHHTGSSDRGPSIIHTAMDSIPSGTSKFVELLNSQQTVSFGNYEGSQGTGASNFEGDSAPERRERRKWTPTDDVVLISSWLNTSKDPVVGNEQKSAGFWKRIAAYFAASPLVAGCEEREPSHCKQRWHRINDLVSKFSGSYGAATRQRTSGQNENDVLKLAHQIYYNNYKKKFMLEHAWKELRHDQKWCDLGTAKTEGSLKKRKCEVGADTSSSQATENMRPPGVKAAKSSVCFIL, from the exons ATGGCGACTCTTCCCTTTGCGGTGGCTCTACTCGACGGAACGGCGACGGCTCTTTCGATCTCTCCTCGACGGCACGGCGACGGCTCTATCATCTGTGGGTCTCGGCGAGGAAAGAAAACTGCGACCTTTCTATCGGTGCCTCTCCTTGACCAAGCTAAACGACGACATCTCTATCGGTACGTATGTACGTGTGATCAAATCCAAAG GTGGATTGATCAAGAGCGATGTTTTAGGATGATTTTCTCTCTGT GTGGATTGATCAAAAGCGAGACAGATTGTGTCTGTGTGGCTTTAG GTGTGATAAAGCATCACACGGGTTCTTCAGATAGAGGACCTTCGATTATTCACACAG CAATGGATTCTATTCCTTCTGGAACTTCAAAGTTTGTTGAACTATTAAATAGTCAACAAACTGTTTCCTTTGGTAACTATGAAGGTAGTCAGGGAACCGGAGCTTCAAACTTTGAAGGAGACAGTGCTCCTGAGCGTAGAGAACGACGGAAGTGGACACCAACAGATGATGTTGTCCTGATCAGTTCGTGGCTCAACACAAGCAAGGATCCTGTGGTTGGCAATGAGCAAAAATCCGCCGGTTTTTGGAAAAGGATTGCTGCGTACTTCGCGGCAAGTCCTCTTGTTGCTGGCTGCGAGGAGAGGGAGCCAAGTCACTGCAAGCAACGATGGCATAGGATCAATGACCTAGTGTCCAAGTTCAGTGGATCATATGGAGCTGCTACTAGACAGAGGACTAGCGGCCAGAATGAGAACGACGTTCTGAAGCTTGCTCATCAAATATACTACAACAACTACAAGAAGAAATTTATGCTTGAACACGCGTGGAAGGAGTTGCGACACGACCAGAAGTGGTGCGACCTTGGTACTGCAAAAACTGAAGGGAGCTTAAAGAAGAGGAAGTGTGAAGTTGGTGCAGATACCTCAAGCTCTCAAGCAACTGAGAACATGCGTCCCCCTGGAGTGAAAGCGGCAAAGTCCTCAG TTTGTTTTATCTTGTAA
- the LOC108872044 gene encoding glutathione S-transferase T3 isoform X4, with the protein MATLPFAVALLDGTATALSISPRRHGDGSIICGSRRGKKTATFLSVPLLDQAKRRHLYRYVCTCDQIQRWIDQERCFRMIFSLCGLIKSETDCVCVALGVIKHHTGSSDRGPSIIHTGSQGTGASNFEGDSAPERRERRKWTPTDDVVLISSWLNTSKDPVVGNEQKSAGFWKRIAAYFAASPLVAGCEEREPSHCKQRWHRINDLVSKFSGSYGAATRQRTSGQNENDVLKLAHQIYYNNYKKKFMLEHAWKELRHDQKWCDLGTAKTEGSLKKRKCEVGADTSSSQATENMRPPGVKAAKSSGKKPVLNEKTLTDFKCMWTIKEKELATKKELSKMSLLESLIERKESLTESEETLKNKLITDLLSD; encoded by the exons ATGGCGACTCTTCCCTTTGCGGTGGCTCTACTCGACGGAACGGCGACGGCTCTTTCGATCTCTCCTCGACGGCACGGCGACGGCTCTATCATCTGTGGGTCTCGGCGAGGAAAGAAAACTGCGACCTTTCTATCGGTGCCTCTCCTTGACCAAGCTAAACGACGACATCTCTATCGGTACGTATGTACGTGTGATCAAATCCAAAG GTGGATTGATCAAGAGCGATGTTTTAGGATGATTTTCTCTCTGT GTGGATTGATCAAAAGCGAGACAGATTGTGTCTGTGTGGCTTTAG GTGTGATAAAGCATCACACGGGTTCTTCAGATAGAGGACCTTCGATTATTCACACAG GTAGTCAGGGAACCGGAGCTTCAAACTTTGAAGGAGACAGTGCTCCTGAGCGTAGAGAACGACGGAAGTGGACACCAACAGATGATGTTGTCCTGATCAGTTCGTGGCTCAACACAAGCAAGGATCCTGTGGTTGGCAATGAGCAAAAATCCGCCGGTTTTTGGAAAAGGATTGCTGCGTACTTCGCGGCAAGTCCTCTTGTTGCTGGCTGCGAGGAGAGGGAGCCAAGTCACTGCAAGCAACGATGGCATAGGATCAATGACCTAGTGTCCAAGTTCAGTGGATCATATGGAGCTGCTACTAGACAGAGGACTAGCGGCCAGAATGAGAACGACGTTCTGAAGCTTGCTCATCAAATATACTACAACAACTACAAGAAGAAATTTATGCTTGAACACGCGTGGAAGGAGTTGCGACACGACCAGAAGTGGTGCGACCTTGGTACTGCAAAAACTGAAGGGAGCTTAAAGAAGAGGAAGTGTGAAGTTGGTGCAGATACCTCAAGCTCTCAAGCAACTGAGAACATGCGTCCCCCTGGAGTGAAAGCGGCAAAGTCCTCAGGTAAGAAGCCGGTGTTAAACGAGAAAACTCTTACTGATTTTAAGTGTATGTGGACAATCAAAGAGAAGGAGTTGGCGACAAAAAAGGAGTTGTCTAAGATGAGTCTCCTTGAGAGTCTTATTGAAAGAAAGGAATCTCTAACTGAGTCTGAAGAAACCCTCAAGAACAAGCTCATAACTGACTTGTTGTCAGATTAG